TGGCGGCCTCAATGGGCGAAGGGCCACGCCATTTTGGCAGTAGCGAGGGATGGAGATTAATAATACCAGGAGTGAAGAGGTCAATGATTGACTGGGGGATAATTTTGCCGTAGGCGACAAGGACGCCGGCGACGGGCTGAAGGGCGGTGATATCGGGGATTAGGTCACGGAGTTTGTTGGGTTGCCAGACGAGGATGCCGTGTTGGCGGGCAAAGGTCTTGACTGGCGGCTCGGTGAGCCTGTGGCCACGGCCGCTACGCATATCGGGTTTGGTGATGACGGCGCAAATGGGAAATCCTGCCTCGTAGAGTGCTTTAAGGGTAATCAGACTGTACGCTTCGGTGCCGAAAAAGATGATTGGTGGCATGTTAGTCCCACAGCTGAGCATTATCTTTGATGTCGGCTTCATAATCAAGCGGCTGTAATTCACCAGAATCATCAAGCGTGTAAAAAGCGTCGTGCTGGTCGCGGATATGGTCGATAAAGACAATACCGTTGGTGTGATCGATCTCGTGCTGGATAACACGGGCGAGGAAGCCTTCGGCCTTGAGGCGAATCTCGTTGCCGTCGAGATCAAGAGCCTTGACGCGGATTTTAGAATGGCGAGGGACTTTGCCGTAGACGTGCTTGACGCTGAGGCAGCCTTCGAAATCGGCGACAATTTCTCCCTCGTATTTGACAATTTCGGGGTTGATCAAGGTGGTGAATTCGCGAGTAGCTTTGTCGTCAAAGTCGCTGCGGACGATGATGACGCGCTCGAGGCGATCAACCTGGATGGCAGCTAGGGCAGCGCTGATTTCATGAGGGCGAGAATCTTCCCAGTCAAGAGCGGCCGCGATCATATCGGCTGATAACTGGCGCACCTCGTCGGTGATGATGTGAATTTTAGCTGATTTTTGGCGGAGGTGCGGATTGGGTAGGGCAATAATATCGTCTTTAGTCATTGTGATTATTATAGCACAGGTGGTTAGAGGAGGCTGGTCGGGTCGAGCTCAGCCTGCCAATGAGCGGGTGGTACGAGATCAAGGAGACTGACAAGGTCGCTGCGGCGGGGACTTTTAAGGACGAGCTGCCAGCGGTACGTGTCGCGGACTCGTTCATAAAATGCTGGTGTTGGGCCGAGGATGCGTACGTCGGCCGGGGCAGCTGCCCGCAGTGTCTGGGCGAGCTTTTTGGCGTTGCGGATGGCGGCAGCTTCGGTTTTGTAGACGCAGGTTAATTTAAGTAGATAGACGAACGGTGGAAAGTCAGTGGCGCGTCGCTGGGCGATAGTGCGGGCGTAGAAATCAGTATAGTTTTGGGCAAGCCCATCTCGGATGGCGGGATGATCCGGCTGAAAGGTCTGGACGATGACGTCGGTGGCGTGATGGGAGCGGCCAACGCGGCCAACGACTTGGGCGAGGAGCTGGAAGGTGCGCTCGCTTGAGGAAAAGTCAGGCAGTGTCAACCCGGCGTCAGCTTGGACGACACCAACAGTGCGTAGGTGCGGTAGATCGAGGCCCTTGGCGATCACTTGGGTGCCAATGATGATGCCAATTGAACCGTTTTTGAGCTCATTGTAGCGCTTATCGGCCGCGTCGTTGGTACTTGTATCGGCATCGAAGCGGGCGATGGTGCTTGCGGGAAAGAGCTTGCGTAATTCTGCCTCGATGCGCTTGGTGCCGAGGCCTTTATGAATGATATCGGCATGACGACACTCGGGGCAGCTGGTAGGGACGGTTGCAGTGAAACCGCAGATATGACAGAGGAGCTGGTGCTGGTCGGCGTGTAAGGTGAGTGGCACAAAACAGCGCGGACAGCCGGCGTTCCAGCCACATTGTTCACATAGGGTGATAGCGGCGGTGCCGCGGCGATTGTGAAAGATGAGGGCCTGATGACCGTCATTCAGCGAGTCGGTGATAGCCGAGAGTAGTTGATCAGAGAGAAAGAAATGCTGAGTAAAGTTTGTGCGCTTGGTCATATCAACCAGCGAGATGCGTGGCTTGACGGCGTCTGAACGGGCGGGCGTGGGCATAGCGATGATAGGCCGGCCAGCAGTTTTTGCCAGAAAATAATCGCTGATCGTAGGGGTGGCACTGCCGAGGACAAGCTTGGCTTCGTGCTGGCGAGCGAGAATGGCCGCAGTACGCAGCGCTGAGTAGCGGGGCGATTGTTTTTGTTTGAAGCTGGGTTCGTGACATTCATCAATGACGACGAGCCCCAGCTGCTGGACGGGCATGAACAGGGCTGATCGAGGGCCGATGACGATGAGCGGGTCGCGTGAATTGATAACATGTTGCCAAGTCACGTGCCGCTCGGCTTCGGTCTGACGCGAGTGGGTGAGGATAATATTGTCGAAATACCTCGCAAATTCGCTAACGAGTTGTGATGTGAGGGCAATTTCTGGCACCAGAATAATTGACGATAAACCCTCGTCCACCAACCGCCGGGCGAGCTCAATGTAGACATGCGTTTTGCCGGATCCGGTCACGCCATGTAGTAGGGCGCTGCCGGGGAGCATGTCGTCAACGGCAGTGATGGCGGCTCTCTGGTCGGGCGTGAGTGCTGTTGTCGGTGGTCGTGAGGCCTGCGGACTGGCGGCGCGTGCGGGTATGTGACGGCGCTTTTTCGTCAAACCGCGTGGCAGAATGGTTTGCCAGACGGTCGCGAGATGCGTATGATAATAGCCGCTCATCCACAGAGCCGTTTGGATGAGCGGTAGCGGCACGGGAGCGTCATCTAAAAGCTGGACGATTTCTTTAACCGTAAACTCGGGCTTAACGACTGCCGACATAATGATGCCAACGCACTGAGTTGAGCCAACTTCTATAACGACCAGCGCACCGACTGGCAGCTGCTCAGGGTGTGCATAGGTAAACGAATGCGCATCGGCACGAATGATCTTGATCGGTGATACCAAATAGTAGTGCATGTCTTGCTTTATTATACCGCGCTGGCTGGTTGAATATAATCATGAGCGTTTTAGGGTGTAAGCACGTATGCTGAAGGGTAGGGCGTATAATTGTCGAAAAAAGCTTGTCGGGTGTTGTAAAATTGTGATACACTGAGTGGTAACGAAAGGGAATATGGGGAGAGAATGCTTGACATTTTTATTACATCACGAGTGAGACGCAAAATCGTAGTTGTGTATGCCAAGTATCCTGATTTTCATACGCATGTTCGGGGGCTAGCCAAGCTGATCAAGGAAGATCCCGGCAATATTCAGCGCGAGCTCAAGCGGCTAGAGAAGGTTGGTTTCCTGAGGAGTGAAAAGCAGGGCAATTCGCGGGCATACTTTACGAACAAGCAGTTCCCGATTTTCAAGGAATTACAGAGTATGGTGATTAAGTCGCAGCAACATGCGGCCCGGCCGAAGCGCGGCTCGGTTGATAGAGATTGATGACCTTATTCGAGCAGATTTTGACGGCGCGCGGTCTGACGACGCGGGCAGCGCGCCAGGCTTTTTTGCAGCCAGATTATATGGCTGTGAAACATGATCCGTTTTTGCTGCCAGACATGAAAAAGGCAGTGGCACGGTTGAAACAGGCGCGGGAGCAGGGCGAAAAAATTGTCATTTACGGCGATTATGACATTGACGGACTGAGCGCTACGGCGCTGCTGCTGGATGCCTTTGGTAAGTTTGGTTTTGAGGACGTCGATGCTTTCATTCCGAACCGTTTTGTTGAGGGTT
The window above is part of the Candidatus Saccharibacteria bacterium oral taxon 488 genome. Proteins encoded here:
- the def gene encoding peptide deformylase — its product is MTKDDIIALPNPHLRQKSAKIHIITDEVRQLSADMIAAALDWEDSRPHEISAALAAIQVDRLERVIIVRSDFDDKATREFTTLINPEIVKYEGEIVADFEGCLSVKHVYGKVPRHSKIRVKALDLDGNEIRLKAEGFLARVIQHEIDHTNGIVFIDHIRDQHDAFYTLDDSGELQPLDYEADIKDNAQLWD
- the priA gene encoding primosomal protein N' translates to MHYYLVSPIKIIRADAHSFTYAHPEQLPVGALVVIEVGSTQCVGIIMSAVVKPEFTVKEIVQLLDDAPVPLPLIQTALWMSGYYHTHLATVWQTILPRGLTKKRRHIPARAASPQASRPPTTALTPDQRAAITAVDDMLPGSALLHGVTGSGKTHVYIELARRLVDEGLSSIILVPEIALTSQLVSEFARYFDNIILTHSRQTEAERHVTWQHVINSRDPLIVIGPRSALFMPVQQLGLVVIDECHEPSFKQKQSPRYSALRTAAILARQHEAKLVLGSATPTISDYFLAKTAGRPIIAMPTPARSDAVKPRISLVDMTKRTNFTQHFFLSDQLLSAITDSLNDGHQALIFHNRRGTAAITLCEQCGWNAGCPRCFVPLTLHADQHQLLCHICGFTATVPTSCPECRHADIIHKGLGTKRIEAELRKLFPASTIARFDADTSTNDAADKRYNELKNGSIGIIIGTQVIAKGLDLPHLRTVGVVQADAGLTLPDFSSSERTFQLLAQVVGRVGRSHHATDVIVQTFQPDHPAIRDGLAQNYTDFYARTIAQRRATDFPPFVYLLKLTCVYKTEAAAIRNAKKLAQTLRAAAPADVRILGPTPAFYERVRDTYRWQLVLKSPRRSDLVSLLDLVPPAHWQAELDPTSLL
- a CDS encoding ArsR family transcriptional regulator translates to MLDIFITSRVRRKIVVVYAKYPDFHTHVRGLAKLIKEDPGNIQRELKRLEKVGFLRSEKQGNSRAYFTNKQFPIFKELQSMVIKSQQHAARPKRGSVDRD